A segment of the Thermoproteales archaeon genome:
TCGTTCGTTTACAGGGAAAGTAATATTAAGTGGTATATTTTTCTATGATTGGGATTGTTTATGCCGAAGAAAAGAAAAAGCCGAGGCAGAAGAAAAGGGGGTAAAGGAAAAGAAGACATGATTCAATGCGATGAATGTGGTGCATTAGTTCCAAGGTCAAAGGCCGTGAAATATACTAGAATGATCAGCCCTATAGATCCTCAATTAGCAAAAGAACTAAGGGATAAAGGTGCTTTAATTCCCAGATATAGGGTAACTAAATACCTATGTATAAGGTGTGCCATATTTAGGGGAATTATAAAAATCCGACCTGAGGCTGAAAGAAAGAAAAGGCCTTTTTATTAAAATGATTTCTAGATTATTTCTTGTAAAAAGTTCAACTTCCCATACAGCAGCAGACTTTAACATAAAATCCTTTGCCAGTTCCAGCGGCCGTATGGACGTTATAGCACGCGCTATAATCTCAGCTTTAAGGTTAAGGAATAACATTAGGAAAAACGTTACTTTTCTTGGTGTTTTAGAAGGCCCTCCCGA
Coding sequences within it:
- a CDS encoding 30S ribosomal protein S26e, translated to MPKKRKSRGRRKGGKGKEDMIQCDECGALVPRSKAVKYTRMISPIDPQLAKELRDKGALIPRYRVTKYLCIRCAIFRGIIKIRPEAERKKRPFY